A single region of the Populus nigra chromosome 2, ddPopNigr1.1, whole genome shotgun sequence genome encodes:
- the LOC133682437 gene encoding protein STIG1-like yields the protein MLCYDANVIYLWPFILFLLVVAPGKVVAADRFGSPEPDTPTHLNFFRSALRGRQRVLSCADDPSVCVDRWKNPWGGSTCCFRKFCKDTLRDSDNCGACGQTCAYGFVCCDGKCVDIRNDPRHCGSCFQECPGQGRCSFAMCDYSG from the coding sequence ATGTTATGCTATGATGCCAATGTCATATACCTTTGGCCTTTCATCTTGTTTCTGTTAGTTGTAGCTCCCGGCAAGGTTGTTGCTGCGGACCGGTTTGGCTCGCCAGAGCCGGACACTCCTACGCACCTGAACTTCTTCCGATCGGCATTGCGGGGGAGGCAAAGAGTTTTGTCATGTGCCGATGATCCTAGTGTGTGTGTGGATCGCTGGAAGAACCCATGGGGAGGCAGCACATGTTGCTTCAGGAAATTCTGCAAGGATACCTTGAGGGATTCGGACAATTGTGGGGCATGTGGGCAGACATGTGCTTATGGATTTGTTTGCTGCGATGGAAAGTGTGTTGATATTCGAAATGATCCACGCCATTGTGGTTCTTGTTTTCAGGAGTGTCCTGGACAAGGTAGGTGCTCCTTCGCAATGTGTGATTACAGTGGATGA
- the LOC133683184 gene encoding putative E3 ubiquitin-protein ligase LIN-1: MSKSSVSCLAKSHDHERPDLESIRGIVDSINEYMIGFLENVESWNSLKSQCTSMLNTIQNQKFFEFSEHSVLSNLYWGIESIEAAIQAKFPEEKTDHLRNSERLLQVPALLDEHGVTAGIQNQFLVCFSYFYLSAIKKLQNDEWQVALHYLQAMLVSPRLVRTEFAPEFCRVLFPLSNKSEIEDESSWDFGEDNTDEAIRQIARRYKHWLMYCQIMLHGETSVHCRSRNTSSPDKESQDLSHVMKSSSDLSNSVKQGHCLHNYHKKLMQYEKVHPLDLQGNRIEGTANEPMSNDIQEFQYYSNALKHLDQVRKVNVQNANLDKCKSIRRLQEILMEGELDSPTSVSSCDSDDLEEHNSEENMDDSNNSTTTTRTGVHDLQAECWDQILQAPCSTVHSMSTTKILPHASQHRMREEASEVNIDDLFPERFLSSVSDLDLRVLELGGKRSDIQWNSHLKKSSQKLVQHRAITTKQDPHSRENFNKFCVHYRRDSSAEFIGDIEKVISKLCFSEGLAKFDEDYAGEVMTIYKMLNNKRGVKYTMLKDVMLDQLLTAISTSKEERVIRASVSILTTIISINKSAIEDIKNKGLRLCDLATALKRNVHEAAILIHMINPSPAEMKTLELLPALVEVVCSSNNYMEKPATPLLTPPAASLMIIEVLVTAFDCATNNTHLAAINSPRVLRELLNVAGNNTPEGYVSLANVIVKCMQFDGQCRESVAQCIPVAPFICILQSNEKCAKFAALRFFHELLRMPRSPAMNLLQQIRKEGGTKIMEVLVYCVRELPTDYQLLAANLLLQLDTLEESSEKGSFKEEAIQVILKSVDSEVSSPTQQLSAFIFANLGGTYAWTGEPYTVAWLVKKAGLTSLCHRNMIRNYDWLDQNLQDGVVDSWSSKIGKHVIDVGKPVFHALEKGLRSKAKRVSRDSLTAIAWIGFEIARFPTSLRYSACEILLGGIEQFLHPGLELEERLLACLCIYNYASGRGMQKLIHFSEGVRESLRRFSGVTWMADELHRVADYYLPNQSRISCVHTQIVEASDSSSGAITSLIYYKGLLYSGHSDGSIKVWDIKQQSATIIWDLKEHKKAVTCFSLFEAGESLLSGSSDKTIRVWKMVQRKPECTEVIAMEEPIRQLEKYDQMIFVITQGHRMKVYDSSRTARDICKAKKVKSMRVVQGKIYIGCKDSSIQELTIATKREQEIKAPTKRWIMQKKPINAIVVYRDWLYSASSVIEGSKVKEWRTHHKPRISIAADKGRNVLLMGVVEDFIYLNSSSSTSTLQIWLRGMQQKVGRISAGSKITSLLTANDMVLCGTEKGLIKGWIPL; the protein is encoded by the exons ATGTCTAAGAGTTCTGTTTCTTGTTTAGCTAAATCCCATGATCATGAGAGACCAGATCTTGAATCCATAAGGGGAATTGTAGATTCGATCAATGAATACATGATTGGATTCTTGGAAAATGTTGAATCTTGGAATTCTTTGAAATCACAGTGTACTTCAATGCTAAATACAATTCAAAACCAGAAGTTCTTTGAATTCTCTGAGCACTCTGTCCTCTCAAATCTTTACTGGGGAATTGAAAGCATTGAAGCTGCAATACAAGCAAAATTCCCAGAAGAGAAAACTGATCATCTCAGGAACTCAGAAAGGCTGCTTCAGGTTCCAGCATTGCTTGATGAACATGGGGTCACAGCAGGAATTCAAAACCAGTTCTTAGTTTGCTTTTCATACTTCTACCTCTCAGCCATTAAAAAGCTACAAAATGATGAGTGGCAGGTTGCGCTACATTATTTACAGGCAATGCTGGTCTCCCCTAGACTTGTTCGAACAGAATTCGCACCGGAGTTTTGTCGAGTTCTTTTTCCTCTAAGCAACAAATCTGAGATAGAGGATGAATCTTCCTGGGATTTTGGTGAGGACAATACTGATGAAGCAATCAGACAAATTGCGAGGAGGTACAAACACTGGTTAATGTATTGTCAGATCATGTTGCATGGAGAGACTTCTGTGCACTGCAGAAGCAGAAATACTTCTTCCCCTGATAAAGAATCACAAGACTTATC GCATGTGATGAAGAGCAGCAGTGATCTTTCGAATTCAGTTAAGCAAGGACACTGCTTGCATAATTATCATAAG AAATTAATGCAGTATGAGAAGGTGCACCCGCTTGATCTTCAAGGAAATAGAATTGAAGGCACAGCGAATGAACCTATGTCAAACGATATCCAAGAATTTCAGTATTACAGCAATGCTCTGAAACATTTGGATCAAGTTCGAAAGGTCAACGTTCAGAATGCAAACCTTGATAAGTGTAAAAGCATCAGACGTCTTCAGGAAATACTGATGGAAGGCGAATTGGACTCGCCAACTTCAGTAAGTTCATGCGACAGTGATGATTTGGAAGAACATAATTCAGAG GAAAATATGGATGATAGTAACAACTCAACAACTACTACAAGAACAGGCGTTCATGATCTGCAAGCAGAATGTTGGGATCA GATCCTGCAGGCTCCTTGTTCCACAGTGCATTCAATGTCCACAACAAAGATTTTGCCACATGCTTCTCAGCACCGAATGCGGGAAGAAGCCAGTGAAGTAAATATAGATGACTTGTTTCCTGAAAGATTCTTAAGTTCTGTCAGCGATTTAGATTTACGTGTCTTGGAACTCGGAGGTAAAAGATCAGACATCCAGTGGAATTCCCATCTAAAAAAGTCATCTCAGAAGCTAGTTCAACACAGAGCTATAACGACAAAACAGGACCCACATAGCCGGGAAAACTTCAATAAATTCTGTGTGCATTACAGAAGAGACTCCAGTGCTGAGTTTATAGGGGATATTGAGAAAGtaatttcaaaactatgtttCTCAGAAGGTTTAGCAAAGTTTGATGAAGATTACGCTGGAGAAGTGATGACCATTTACAAAATGCTGAACAATAAAAGAGGAGTGAAGTATACTATGTTGAAAGATGTAATGCTGGATCAACTTCTGACAGCTATTTCAACTTCCAAAGAGGAAAGAGTTATAAGGGCATCGGTTTCTATACTTACAACTATCATATCGATAAACAAGTCTGCTATAGAGGACATCAAGAATAAAGGCTTGAGGCTGTGTGATTTGGCAACTGCTTTGAAGCGAAATGTGCATGAGGCCGCTATTCTTATTCATATGATAAATCCATCTCCAGCTGAAATGAAGACATTAGAACTCTTGCCAGCATTGGTTGAGGTCGTGTGCTCTTCAAACAATTACATGGAAAAACCAGCGACACCTCTTCTGACACCTCCTGCAGCATCATTGATGATTATTGAAGTATTGGTCACTGCATTTGACTGTGCAACTAATAACACGCACTTGGCTGCCATCAATTCTCCTCGTGTTCTTCGGGAACTCCTCAACGTCGCTGGAAATAACACTCCGGAAGGATATGTCTCCTTGGCCAATGTTATAGTAAAATGCATGCAGTTTGATGGGCAATGCAGAGAATCAGTAGCACAATGTATTCCAGTGGCTCCATTTATATGTATACTCCAAAGTAATGAGAAGTGTGCCAAGTTCGCAGCACTTCGGTTTTTCCATGAACTACTTCGCATGCCAAG aTCACCAGCTATGAACTTATTGCAGCAGATAAGAAAAGAAGGCGGCACCAAAATTATGGAAGTATTGGTTTATTGTGTCCGAGAACTTCCAACTGATTACCAACTCTTGGCAGCAAATTTACTGCTTCAACTAGACACATTG GAAGAATCATCTGAGAAAGGTTCATTCAAAGAAGAGGCTATACAGGTCATCCTCAAGTCAGTGGATTCTGAAGTAAGCTCTCCTACACAACAATTATCTGCATTCATTTTTGCAAACCTTGGAGGAACTTATGCCTGGACAGGGGAGCCATACACTGTGGCATGGCTAGTAAAAAAGGCAGGCTTGACCTCCTTGTGTCACCGAAATATGATTAGAAACTATGACTGGTTGGATCAAAACCTGCAG GATGGTGTAGTTGACTCATGGAGCAGCAAGATTGGAAAGCATGTAATTGACGTAGGAAAACCTGTCTTCCATGCTTTAGAGAAAGGTCTAAGGAGTAAGGCAAAGAGGGTTTCTCGGGACTCTCTCACCGCAATTGCATGGATTGGATTTGAAATTGCAAGGTTTCCAACTAGCCTAAGATATTCTGCGTGTGAGATCTTGCTTGGTGGAATAGAGCAATTTTTGCACCCTGGATTGGAGCTTGAAGAAAGACTTCTGGCATGTTTGTGCATCTATAACTATGCTTCCGGAAGAG GGATGCAGAAACTAATTCATTTCTCCGAAGGAGTACGGGAATCGCTGAGACGTTTCTCAGGAGTAACCTGGATGGCAGATGAACTGCATAGAGTAGCTGACTATTATTTGCCCAACCAATCG CGTATTTCCTGCGTTCACACACAAATTGTGGAGGCAAGTGATAGCAGCAGCGGAGCCATAACTTCCCTCATCTACTACAAGGGACTGCTTTATAGTGGACATTCAGATGGTTCAATCAAG GTTTGGGACATCAAACAGCAGTCAGCCACAATTATATGGGACTTGAAAGAGCATAAAAAAGCAGTGACATGTTTTTCACTCTTTGAAGCAGGGGAGAGCCTTCTGAGTGGATCTTCTGACAAAACCATTAGG GTTTGGAAAATGGTACAAAGGAAACCGGAGTGCACTGAAGTCATAGCTATGGAGGAACCAATTCGACAGTTAGAAAAATATGACcaaatgatttttgttatcaCCCAAGGCCACAGAATGAAG GTCTATGATTCATCAAGAACAGCCAGAGACATCTGTAAGGCTAAGAAGGTGAAGAGCATGAGAGTGGTCCAGGGAAAGATTTACATAGGCTGCAAAGATTCAAGCATACAG GAATTAACCATAGCAACTAAGAGGGAGCAGGAGATCAAGGCACCAACAAAGAGATGGATAATGCAAAAGAAACCCATCAATGCAATTGTTGTCTACAGAGACTGGCTTTATAGTGCAAGTTCAGTCATCGAGGGTTCAAAAGTTAAG GAATGGAGAACACATCATAAGCCCCGTATATCTATAGCAGCAGACAAGGGCAGGAATGTGTTACTAATGGGAGTAGTGGAAGACTTCATCTACTTAAATTCCTCCTCGTCAACCAGCACCCTTCAG ATTTGGTTAAGAGGGATGCAACAGAAAGTGGGCAGGATTTCTGCAGGCAGCAAAATAACAAGCCTTCTTACTGCCAATGACATGGTTCTATGTGGTACTGAGAAAGGACTGATTAAG GGCTGGATACCACTCTAG
- the LOC133682059 gene encoding uncharacterized protein LOC133682059: MFQERHGQHLGPPHGILLAVVVSIVVLAPFIFGDQGQAITEAFAELLSPMGLLLLPIILLLTIQFLSSDRGSFVSTIFFTGEPESIHRVSGSPVGVALFLVLILFLLYNRLSIFGGGDDSAD, from the coding sequence atgtttCAAGAGAGACATGGTCAACATCTTGGTCCGCCCCATGGAATACTACTAGCAGTAGTAGTATCCATAGTGGTGCTAgctccattcatctttggtGACCAAGGTCAAGCCATAACTGAGGCTTTTGCTGAGCTTTTAAGTCCAATGGGTCTGTTACTCTTGCCCATTATCCTTCTCTTGACCATCCAGTTCCTTTCTTCTGATCGTGGCTCTTTTGTCTCCACTATCTTCTTTACTGGGGAGCCTGAGTCCATCCACCGAGTTAGTGGATCACCTGTTGGTGTTGCGCTGTTTCTTGTTCTGATCTTGTTCTTACTTTATAATCGTCTGTCCATTTTCGGTGGTGGAGATGATTCCGCTGATTAA